The following proteins are co-located in the Candidatus Methylomirabilis limnetica genome:
- a CDS encoding SIR2 family protein, producing MNAPDDLSALHEKPFADAVVKFEELLAQSGRAFLIGAGCSKCAGLPLTAELTKEALSSDVLDDTTKKVLAALRDLFAGAADANIEDYLSELIDLLAIAERRTSRGATQKDVTLGGVSYGEAQLLTAADQIKRGIAGVIERKVSIETHQSFIRAVHRPLRPGKPTSGQTVDYLVLNYDTVLEDALALERVPFADGLDGGVTGWWSPQTFDRDGLAARVFKLHGSINWCEFPDDPLPRRVGDRLQIAGAKERRILIWPASTKYREAQLDPYAQLAERARRVLRPSAGSQCVLFVCGYRFSDAHINLELDRALRESGGKLTIVVFTSDNGPSGQLATWHKDAAVMEQVLVFANRGFFHGTQSAPTTTDLLWWKFENITRLLGGER from the coding sequence ATGAATGCACCCGATGATCTTTCCGCGCTTCACGAGAAACCCTTCGCCGACGCCGTGGTGAAGTTCGAAGAGTTGCTCGCCCAGAGCGGCCGAGCCTTCTTGATTGGGGCTGGGTGCAGCAAGTGTGCAGGACTGCCACTCACAGCCGAGCTCACCAAAGAAGCCCTCAGCAGTGACGTGCTCGACGACACGACGAAAAAAGTTCTTGCTGCGCTTCGTGATCTCTTCGCGGGCGCTGCCGACGCGAACATCGAGGACTATCTCAGCGAACTCATTGATTTGCTGGCGATCGCTGAACGCCGGACCTCACGAGGTGCGACACAGAAGGATGTCACTCTCGGGGGAGTCTCCTATGGCGAAGCGCAGCTGCTAACGGCGGCCGATCAAATCAAGCGGGGAATCGCTGGAGTCATTGAGAGGAAGGTGTCGATCGAAACCCACCAGAGCTTTATTAGAGCTGTGCATCGCCCCCTGCGGCCAGGAAAACCTACGTCCGGTCAGACAGTGGACTACCTCGTCTTGAACTACGACACCGTACTTGAGGACGCGCTAGCCTTGGAGCGCGTCCCGTTCGCGGACGGGCTCGACGGAGGCGTGACTGGTTGGTGGAGTCCTCAGACATTCGATCGCGATGGGCTGGCCGCCCGTGTGTTCAAGCTGCACGGATCGATCAACTGGTGCGAGTTCCCAGATGACCCTTTGCCGCGGCGAGTCGGAGATCGACTTCAGATCGCGGGAGCCAAAGAGCGTCGAATCCTCATCTGGCCGGCTTCTACCAAATATCGTGAGGCGCAGCTTGATCCGTACGCGCAACTGGCAGAGCGCGCGCGCCGCGTGCTCCGGCCAAGCGCCGGTTCCCAGTGCGTTCTGTTCGTCTGCGGGTATCGCTTCAGCGACGCTCACATCAATCTTGAGCTTGATCGCGCGCTTCGAGAATCGGGAGGAAAACTCACGATTGTTGTCTTCACTTCTGACAACGGGCCGTCTGGCCAGTTGGCAACGTGGCATAAGGACGCCGCCGTAATGGAGCAGGTACTTGTGTTCGCCAACCGAGGGTTCTTCCACGGCACCCAGTCAGCGCCCACGACGACGGACCTCCTCTGGTGGAAGTTCGAGAACATCACTCGGCTGCTTGGGGGTGAGCGATGA
- a CDS encoding ATP-binding protein has translation MTTPEQIDLWRQSPSERQRLEFKEAKAQFDNRRLYEYCVALANEGGGHLLLGVADKPPRTVVGTQAFNDPVAMAEKLFQAVGFRVDIDEVAHPHGRVLVFHIPSRPRGTAYHLDGKYLMRTGEALVPMSEDQLRRIFAEGEPDWLEEHTRTGLDAQAVIELLDTQTFFELLKLPYPTERAGVIDRLTRDRLTDAANGTFAIRRLGALLLAKRLDDFTDLARKAARVVVYSGASKLETRLDQIGAKGYAVGFQGLVRFVMTQLPQNEVIEDALRKEVKLIPEIVIRELVANALIHQDFTIGGASVMVEIYSNRVEISNPGEPIVPVERFIDGYQSRNERLADLMRRMGICEEKSSGIDRVVQAAEVYQLPAPDFRAGHRRTVVTIFGLKPFEEMDRNDRVRACYQHCALKWVMSERMTNQSLRDRFRLAEDKAAIASQIIAATIEAEMIKPDESVGTSRKFARYLPFWA, from the coding sequence ATGACAACACCGGAACAGATTGACCTCTGGCGCCAATCGCCCTCGGAGCGCCAGCGCCTGGAGTTCAAGGAGGCGAAGGCACAGTTCGACAACCGCCGGCTCTATGAGTATTGCGTGGCACTGGCAAATGAGGGTGGCGGGCATCTTCTGCTCGGCGTCGCGGACAAGCCGCCGCGCACGGTTGTCGGCACGCAAGCTTTCAACGATCCCGTCGCGATGGCGGAGAAGCTGTTCCAGGCCGTAGGTTTTCGGGTGGATATCGACGAAGTGGCGCATCCGCACGGTCGGGTGCTGGTGTTCCACATTCCGTCGCGGCCGCGTGGCACCGCGTATCACCTGGACGGCAAATATCTGATGCGCACGGGTGAGGCGCTGGTACCGATGAGCGAGGACCAGTTGCGGCGCATCTTCGCCGAGGGCGAGCCGGACTGGCTGGAAGAGCACACCAGAACGGGCCTCGACGCCCAGGCGGTGATCGAGTTGCTCGATACGCAGACGTTCTTCGAACTGCTGAAACTGCCGTACCCGACCGAGCGTGCCGGCGTCATCGACCGCCTCACACGCGATCGGTTGACCGACGCGGCGAACGGCACATTCGCGATCCGCAGGCTTGGCGCTCTGCTGCTGGCGAAACGCCTTGACGACTTTACTGACCTAGCGCGCAAGGCGGCGCGCGTGGTGGTGTATTCCGGGGCATCCAAGCTGGAGACCCGGCTCGACCAGATTGGCGCCAAGGGCTACGCAGTGGGTTTCCAGGGGCTGGTGCGTTTCGTGATGACGCAGTTGCCGCAGAACGAGGTCATCGAGGACGCACTGCGCAAGGAAGTGAAGCTCATTCCCGAGATCGTGATTCGCGAGCTCGTCGCCAATGCGCTGATCCACCAGGACTTCACCATTGGCGGCGCATCGGTGATGGTCGAGATTTACAGCAACCGCGTCGAGATCTCCAACCCAGGCGAGCCGATCGTGCCGGTGGAACGCTTCATCGACGGCTATCAGTCCCGTAACGAACGGCTCGCCGATCTGATGCGCCGGATGGGCATTTGCGAGGAGAAAAGCAGCGGCATTGACCGCGTGGTTCAGGCGGCCGAGGTATATCAATTGCCGGCGCCGGATTTTCGCGCCGGGCATCGGCGCACCGTTGTGACAATCTTTGGCCTGAAGCCGTTCGAAGAGATGGATCGAAATGACCGGGTGCGGGCCTGCTACCAGCACTGTGCCTTGAAGTGGGTGATGTCCGAGCGGATGACCAACCAGTCGCTGCGTGATCGCTTCCGGCTTGCGGAGGATAAGGCGGCGATTGCGTCACAGATTATCGCGGCGACCATCGAGGCGGAGATGATCAAACCGGACGAGAGCGTAGGTACGTCGCGAAAGTTCGCCCGTTACCTGCCCTTCTGGGCATAA
- a CDS encoding type I restriction endonuclease gives MSGNFSESVVKQAALAWFESLGWRVTHGLEIAPGEAGAERNDYGQVVLAQRLRDALARLNPVLPAEALEDAVRKLT, from the coding sequence ATGAGCGGCAACTTCAGCGAATCCGTCGTCAAACAAGCCGCCCTGGCCTGGTTCGAAAGCCTCGGCTGGCGGGTCACGCACGGCCTCGAGATCGCGCCCGGCGAGGCCGGAGCCGAGCGGAATGACTACGGGCAGGTCGTCCTGGCGCAACGCCTGCGCGATGCACTCGCGCGGCTCAACCCGGTGCTGCCCGCCGAGGCGCTGGAAGATGCCGTCCGCAAGCTGACGTGA
- a CDS encoding restriction endonuclease subunit S produces the protein MAGSWQRYRIGELGKVLTGRTPPGTHPDYFGDCMPFLTPTDMDGRRKVETTGRSLSQLGVDRLRQAIVPHGVAVSCIGWQMGKPLLVDRPVITNQQINSIVADRTRIEETFLYYALLSKRNEIFALGAGGSRTPILNKSGFESITIEAPPLPEQRAIAHILGALDDKIELNRRMNETLEAMARALFKSWFVAFDPVRAKAEGQARQDGARSGQPRKPLNVASDLPWPGAQAGVGAEGDPGLPQPLANLFPDSFQDSELGEIPMGWRAGRLDDVLAELVSGARPKGGAVEEGVPSIGAENVIGLGRYDFSKEKYVPQEFFERLKLNGAAVRAGDVLLYKDGAQIGRKTYFDCDFPHAECAINEHVFILRPRRSEEQRFLFFWLDQASMTQEIVSLNSNSAQPGINQPGVRGLPVLLPKDEVVDAFDQLVARLTARLFANCKESRTLAALRDTLLPKLISGALRIDVAERLIKEPTI, from the coding sequence ATGGCGGGTAGCTGGCAGCGCTATCGAATAGGTGAGTTAGGGAAAGTTCTGACTGGACGAACTCCGCCGGGTACACACCCGGACTATTTCGGAGATTGCATGCCGTTCCTTACTCCGACTGATATGGACGGCAGAAGGAAAGTTGAAACAACTGGACGCTCACTCTCTCAACTAGGCGTGGATCGCCTAAGGCAGGCAATCGTTCCACATGGGGTAGCGGTGTCATGCATCGGATGGCAGATGGGCAAGCCGCTGCTTGTTGATCGACCGGTGATCACGAATCAGCAGATCAACTCGATTGTCGCGGATAGAACACGTATCGAGGAAACGTTCCTGTACTACGCACTTTTGTCTAAACGGAACGAGATCTTTGCTCTGGGAGCCGGAGGGTCTAGAACACCTATCCTCAACAAATCCGGCTTTGAGAGCATCACGATTGAGGCACCGCCGCTCCCCGAACAGCGCGCCATCGCCCACATCCTTGGCGCGCTGGACGACAAGATCGAGCTGAACCGGAGGATGAACGAGACGCTGGAGGCGATGGCGCGGGCGCTCTTCAAGTCGTGGTTCGTGGCCTTCGACCCCGTCCGCGCCAAGGCCGAAGGGCAAGCACGCCAGGATGGCGCGCGCAGCGGGCAACCAAGGAAGCCACTGAATGTGGCTTCCGACTTGCCCTGGCCTGGAGCGCAGGCAGGAGTCGGAGCGGAAGGCGACCCCGGCCTCCCCCAGCCCCTCGCCAACCTGTTCCCGGATTCCTTCCAGGACTCGGAGCTGGGGGAGATTCCGATGGGGTGGCGGGCAGGGCGACTCGACGACGTTCTGGCCGAGCTCGTTTCAGGGGCACGACCCAAGGGCGGCGCCGTGGAGGAGGGGGTACCCAGCATCGGGGCCGAGAACGTCATCGGCTTGGGGCGCTACGACTTCTCCAAAGAGAAGTACGTGCCGCAGGAGTTTTTTGAGCGGCTCAAGCTCAATGGTGCCGCAGTGCGGGCTGGGGACGTGCTGCTCTATAAGGACGGCGCCCAGATCGGACGCAAGACGTACTTCGATTGCGATTTCCCGCACGCTGAGTGTGCGATCAACGAGCACGTCTTCATCCTTAGGCCGAGGAGGTCCGAGGAGCAAAGGTTTCTCTTCTTCTGGCTCGATCAAGCATCGATGACACAGGAGATCGTCAGCCTGAACTCGAACTCAGCGCAGCCTGGCATCAACCAGCCCGGAGTGCGCGGACTGCCAGTCCTCCTTCCAAAAGATGAGGTAGTCGACGCGTTCGACCAGCTGGTGGCGCGCCTGACCGCACGCCTGTTTGCCAACTGCAAGGAGTCCCGCACCCTCGCCGCCCTGCGCGACACGCTGCTACCCAAGCTCATCTCCGGCGCGCTGCGGATTGACGTTGCAGAGCGGCTTATCAAGGAGCCGACCATATGA
- a CDS encoding ATP-binding protein has translation MNADKRNPADPIENLAIGKIIEVDGSHVIAELDRGLTELSRVYAGETYPIGQFGSIVRIHFGRRLIYALVGRLRMKAEYESERGIPSQASADERVVEADLFGEGEWSQDAAGTTKLDFERGVATYPLPQQTVYLTPKSELRSIYGYKKGAVIQLGEHVGSGGAPCFADMNELLGKHTAVLGATGAGKSGAVAAIVHSILDRGAVAGHASWKPQIVVLDPHNEYGKAFTDHRRLSTDEGTLSLPYWLLDLDETIGLLVGKAEDAATSQSNIVKNALLTARMYSASKVLKLDAAKLTVDAPIPYFLGEPSGLDEFGAINGVKYETGLVGAINAQRPDNKDKKAHEGYNKVLRKLDSLMKDERLAFMMKSWSGAGDPMTDVLAQFLGDGVPVRIVDLSGVPNEVAGTASAAIARTLFSLKVWQTADERAMSPVLLVCEEAHRYVPNSGEAQYSAAQGAIRRIAKEGRKYGIGLMLVSQRPSEVEATVLSQCNSWLVLRITNEADREHVKGILPDSMAGLTKMLSGLRRQEAIFVGQAAMLPSRIMIRDLADEQLPKSNDIDFDKGWQNVGMSAEQLGVVASRWRYQKR, from the coding sequence ATGAACGCCGACAAACGCAATCCGGCCGATCCGATTGAGAACCTGGCTATCGGCAAGATCATTGAAGTAGACGGATCCCACGTCATTGCGGAATTGGACCGCGGACTGACAGAGCTTTCTCGTGTGTATGCAGGGGAGACGTATCCAATCGGCCAGTTCGGCTCGATCGTGCGAATCCACTTCGGTCGCCGACTGATCTACGCCCTCGTGGGCCGACTCAGGATGAAGGCGGAGTACGAGTCTGAACGCGGCATCCCGTCTCAAGCCTCAGCCGATGAGAGAGTCGTCGAGGCCGACTTGTTCGGGGAGGGCGAGTGGAGCCAGGATGCGGCCGGCACCACGAAGTTAGATTTCGAGCGGGGCGTCGCGACGTATCCCCTGCCCCAACAGACGGTATATCTCACGCCCAAGTCGGAATTGCGCTCCATCTACGGGTATAAGAAGGGCGCGGTCATTCAGCTCGGCGAGCACGTTGGGTCAGGCGGCGCGCCGTGCTTTGCGGACATGAATGAACTGCTCGGCAAGCACACTGCGGTCCTCGGTGCAACCGGAGCCGGAAAGTCCGGAGCGGTCGCAGCAATCGTTCACAGCATTCTTGACCGAGGGGCGGTTGCTGGCCACGCGAGCTGGAAACCGCAGATCGTCGTGCTCGACCCGCACAACGAATATGGCAAGGCGTTCACGGACCACAGGAGACTCTCGACGGACGAGGGCACTCTTTCTCTCCCCTACTGGCTGTTGGACCTGGATGAAACGATCGGTCTCTTGGTCGGCAAGGCTGAGGACGCGGCTACGTCACAGTCCAACATCGTCAAGAATGCGCTGCTCACCGCGAGGATGTATTCCGCGTCGAAAGTTCTAAAGCTCGATGCGGCGAAACTCACGGTCGACGCGCCCATTCCATACTTTCTCGGTGAACCATCGGGTTTGGATGAGTTCGGTGCGATCAATGGCGTGAAGTATGAGACGGGTCTCGTCGGAGCGATCAATGCACAGAGACCAGACAACAAGGACAAGAAGGCCCACGAGGGCTACAACAAAGTCCTGAGAAAGCTCGACTCCCTGATGAAGGACGAGCGCCTTGCGTTCATGATGAAGTCTTGGAGTGGAGCCGGCGACCCGATGACCGATGTGTTAGCTCAGTTTCTTGGTGACGGTGTTCCGGTGCGAATCGTCGACTTATCTGGAGTGCCAAACGAGGTGGCAGGGACCGCGAGCGCCGCGATAGCTCGAACCCTCTTCTCTCTAAAGGTCTGGCAGACGGCTGACGAGCGGGCGATGAGTCCGGTCTTGCTGGTTTGCGAGGAAGCCCATCGCTACGTGCCAAATAGTGGCGAGGCGCAATACAGTGCAGCTCAGGGTGCGATCAGGCGAATCGCGAAGGAGGGCCGCAAGTACGGCATTGGATTGATGCTGGTGTCACAGCGCCCAAGCGAGGTTGAGGCGACCGTGTTGTCGCAATGTAACTCGTGGCTCGTGCTTCGCATCACGAATGAGGCTGACAGAGAACACGTCAAGGGGATTCTTCCTGATTCGATGGCTGGCCTCACGAAAATGCTGTCTGGACTTCGTCGACAGGAGGCTATTTTTGTTGGGCAGGCGGCCATGCTGCCATCCCGAATTATGATCAGGGATCTAGCGGACGAACAGCTGCCTAAGTCGAACGACATCGACTTTGACAAGGGTTGGCAGAACGTCGGTATGTCCGCAGAGCAATTGGGGGTCGTCGCCAGTCGTTGGCGGTATCAGAAGCGATGA